A region of Prochlorococcus marinus subsp. pastoris str. CCMP1986 DNA encodes the following proteins:
- a CDS encoding glycoside hydrolase 100 family protein produces the protein MAERFSQKNLRVRPSSDEDKIVTNAKKHFEKTLVEISGELVGSVAALEHPTKNLKLNYGEIFLRDNVPVMIYLITQKRYDIVKKFLKVCLELQSTNYQTRGVFPTSFVEEEGKLIGDYGQRSIGRITSADASLWWPILCWFYVNKSGDHSFGKSQSVQRGIQLLLDLVLHPTFEGTPVLFVPDCAFMIDRPMDVWGAPLEVEVLLHGCLKSCINLMELSREDHVSRLLDQRLILTSQWVEDLRSFLLKHYWVTSQTMQILRRRPTEQYGDDQHFNEFNVQPQVVPSWLQDWLENRGGYLIGNIRTGRPDFRFYSLGNSLACMFGVLPSEEQRALFRLVLHNRQHLMAQMPMRICHPHMDVEEWQNKTGSDPKNWPWSYHNGGHWPSLLWYFGASVLLHQKKFPTEDVILMEEMRSLIEESYWCQLNQLPKQEWAEYFDGPTGTWVGQQSRTYQTWTIVGFLLMHHFLREENDLDMFNL, from the coding sequence ATGGCAGAAAGATTTAGTCAAAAAAATTTAAGAGTTCGTCCAAGTTCAGATGAAGACAAAATTGTAACAAATGCAAAAAAACACTTTGAGAAGACCTTGGTTGAAATTTCAGGGGAGTTGGTTGGCAGTGTTGCGGCACTAGAACACCCTACAAAAAACCTCAAGCTAAATTATGGTGAAATTTTTCTAAGAGATAATGTTCCAGTAATGATTTATCTCATTACCCAAAAAAGGTACGATATTGTAAAAAAGTTCTTAAAGGTATGTCTTGAGCTGCAAAGCACTAATTATCAAACAAGGGGGGTATTTCCTACAAGTTTTGTCGAAGAGGAAGGAAAGTTAATTGGCGACTATGGACAAAGATCTATAGGAAGAATTACTTCTGCTGATGCAAGTTTATGGTGGCCAATATTATGCTGGTTTTATGTCAACAAGAGTGGTGATCATTCATTTGGTAAAAGCCAAAGTGTGCAGAGAGGGATTCAACTTTTACTAGATTTAGTTTTACATCCAACATTTGAGGGGACACCTGTCCTTTTCGTTCCAGACTGTGCATTCATGATTGATCGACCAATGGATGTCTGGGGCGCACCTTTGGAAGTCGAGGTATTACTTCATGGATGTTTAAAAAGTTGTATAAATCTAATGGAATTAAGTCGCGAAGATCACGTTAGTAGATTATTAGACCAGCGACTTATTCTAACCAGTCAATGGGTTGAGGATTTAAGAAGTTTTCTTTTAAAGCATTACTGGGTTACAAGCCAAACAATGCAAATTCTAAGAAGAAGGCCAACAGAACAATACGGAGATGATCAACATTTTAATGAATTTAATGTTCAACCTCAGGTGGTCCCTTCATGGCTACAAGACTGGTTAGAGAACAGAGGTGGGTATTTAATAGGAAACATTAGGACTGGGAGACCTGACTTTAGATTTTATAGCTTAGGGAATTCTTTAGCATGCATGTTTGGAGTTCTCCCTTCTGAAGAACAAAGAGCACTTTTTAGACTAGTGCTTCACAATAGACAACATCTTATGGCACAAATGCCTATGAGAATATGTCACCCTCACATGGATGTTGAGGAATGGCAGAATAAAACAGGTTCAGATCCTAAAAACTGGCCTTGGAGTTATCATAACGGAGGTCATTGGCCAAGTTTACTTTGGTATTTTGGAGCTTCTGTTCTTTTACATCAAAAAAAATTTCCTACTGAAGATGTGATATTAATGGAAGAGATGAGATCTTTAATAGAAGAATCTTATTGGTGTCAACTTAATCAATTACCAAAACAAGAGTGGGCAGAATATTTTGACGGACCGACTGGCACATGGGTTGGGCAGCAGTCAAGAACTTATCAGACTTGGACAATAGTTGGATTTTTATTAATGCATCACTTTCTAAGAGAAGAAAATGACTTAGACATGTTTAATCTTTAA
- a CDS encoding DNA-formamidopyrimidine glycosylase, whose product MPELPEVETVRRGLEQKLKNFIIKRVEICRESTVAYPIDKIDFIEGLQNSLLYKWNRRGKYLIAELKKTVSNNNDANEISFVENGVLVVHLRMTGYFTFNNTLTNPCKHTRIRLFDNNNNELRYIDVRSFGQMWWVRDGLSPNNIIKGLGTLGPEPFSESFNVNYLKKVISNKTRSIKSILLDQTIIAGIGNIYADESLYSAGISPFREARTINKNEIKRLRRAVVDVLKKSIGAGGTTFSDFRDLEGENGNFGLQTNVYRRTGKKCRQCKNLIERQKISGRSTHWCRKCQK is encoded by the coding sequence TTGCCTGAGTTACCTGAAGTTGAAACTGTTAGAAGAGGTTTAGAACAAAAACTCAAAAATTTTATTATCAAAAGAGTTGAAATCTGTAGAGAGTCAACTGTTGCTTATCCCATTGATAAAATAGACTTTATTGAGGGTCTTCAAAATTCACTCCTGTATAAATGGAATAGAAGAGGAAAATATTTAATCGCGGAATTAAAGAAAACTGTTAGTAATAATAATGATGCAAATGAAATATCATTTGTAGAAAATGGTGTTCTAGTCGTTCATTTAAGGATGACTGGTTATTTCACTTTTAATAATACTCTTACTAATCCTTGTAAACATACCAGAATAAGGCTGTTTGATAACAATAATAATGAACTTAGATATATTGATGTAAGGAGTTTTGGTCAAATGTGGTGGGTTAGAGATGGATTATCGCCTAATAATATTATTAAGGGATTAGGAACATTGGGGCCTGAACCCTTTTCTGAAAGTTTTAATGTCAATTATCTAAAAAAAGTAATTTCAAACAAAACAAGATCTATAAAATCTATTTTATTAGATCAAACAATTATTGCTGGGATAGGGAATATATATGCAGACGAGAGTCTATACTCCGCAGGTATATCACCTTTTAGAGAGGCTAGAACAATTAATAAAAATGAAATAAAAAGACTTAGAAGAGCTGTCGTCGACGTTTTAAAAAAAAGTATTGGTGCAGGGGGAACAACCTTTAGTGACTTTAGAGACTTAGAAGGTGAAAATGGCAATTTTGGATTACAAACTAATGTTTATCGAAGAACTGGTAAAAAATGTCGTCAATGCAAAAATTTAATTGAGAGACAGAAAATCTCAGGAAGAAGTACGCATTGGTGTCGTAAATGTCAGAAGTAA
- a CDS encoding photosystem I reaction center subunit IV gives MAISRGDLVRVKRPESYWYNEIGKVASVDTTGIKYNCVVRFEKVNYAGISGTEGGANTNNFAESELEKA, from the coding sequence ATGGCAATTTCAAGAGGAGATCTTGTAAGAGTAAAAAGACCAGAGTCATACTGGTACAACGAAATTGGCAAAGTTGCTTCAGTCGATACAACCGGAATCAAGTATAACTGTGTGGTCAGGTTTGAAAAGGTGAATTATGCGGGAATAAGTGGAACTGAAGGAGGAGCAAATACTAATAATTTTGCAGAAAGTGAATTAGAGAAAGCTTAA
- a CDS encoding LysM peptidoglycan-binding domain-containing protein, with product MKLTFILFAFIINFFNPNFIKAEERIDSSNNQIENTTKVKSTKNEISDIKKIHIVQVGDTITSISNLYSIKKDFIIKLNNLKDENYIYVGQNLKIYDSSQESKPNKDINNKYHLVKKGESLTEISTKYALNFKELIEINNLKNPDSLEVGSKLFLSEKNLNNQEVNTSLKEEKINQFIIKESKKYGPLTTQQTELEEGSGRKFLNALNQNNKKVIISVKCSTKDLDVRIPGRKWRGWIPAKEEFEKNLINDFC from the coding sequence ATGAAATTAACGTTTATTTTATTTGCCTTCATTATTAATTTTTTCAATCCTAATTTTATAAAGGCTGAAGAAAGAATTGATTCATCAAATAATCAAATTGAAAATACTACGAAGGTAAAATCAACTAAAAATGAAATATCAGACATTAAAAAAATTCATATAGTACAAGTGGGCGATACGATTACAAGTATCTCAAATCTTTATTCAATAAAAAAAGATTTCATTATTAAATTAAATAATTTAAAAGATGAAAATTATATATATGTAGGACAGAATCTAAAAATTTATGATTCTAGCCAAGAAAGTAAACCTAATAAGGATATAAATAATAAATATCATCTTGTCAAAAAAGGGGAGAGCCTCACAGAAATCTCTACAAAATATGCTTTAAACTTTAAAGAACTTATTGAAATTAACAATCTCAAGAATCCAGATTCATTAGAAGTTGGTTCGAAATTATTTTTAAGTGAAAAGAATCTCAATAATCAAGAAGTTAATACTTCACTTAAAGAAGAAAAGATTAATCAATTCATAATTAAAGAGAGTAAAAAATATGGTCCTTTAACAACTCAACAAACTGAATTAGAAGAAGGAAGTGGCAGAAAATTTCTGAACGCTCTAAATCAAAATAATAAAAAAGTTATTATCTCTGTAAAATGTTCAACTAAAGATTTAGATGTAAGAATTCCTGGAAGAAAATGGAGAGGGTGGATTCCGGCTAAAGAAGAATTTGAAAAAAATCTAATAAATGATTTCTGCTAA
- a CDS encoding aldehyde dehydrogenase family protein — MNILDKSYKSNIEELKNKVITGQTESISWRIQQIRKVSQLLDENKKEIIKALFLDLGKSELEALSEILLIKEEISLIKKNLRLWMRPKKVKTPIYLFPSFSKVIYEPLGCVLILGPYNYPLLYLLKPLVNIFSSGNTAVIKPSEKCSSTSKLIKKLTDKYFQKDILFTIEGDYKESIKLVEQNFDHIFFTGSTETGKSIMKSASTNLTPLTLELSGTNPVIIFKNANLEIAAKRIVWGKFFNSGQSCMAPNHIFVEKEIENQLVKELKKFINIFYGEDPIISKNLSKLEKKQFSITSELLKKYKKEKRILFGGTCSKKRMKISPTILKVKLHDNNIIQKELFSSLLPVIGIDNKDLALKKINQASKPLAIYIFGGNKKIHDHISKVTSSGTVCINDVMLPVLIPNLPFGGVGESGMGKFHGEEGFKNFSNQKSITYKGFLFDLDFRYPPYNKVMKIIKFIFKI; from the coding sequence ATGAATATTTTAGATAAATCGTATAAATCAAACATTGAGGAATTAAAAAATAAAGTAATTACCGGTCAAACAGAGAGTATAAGTTGGAGGATCCAGCAGATTAGGAAGGTTTCTCAACTTTTAGATGAGAATAAAAAAGAAATAATCAAAGCTCTTTTCCTTGATCTAGGTAAATCAGAACTTGAAGCTCTTTCAGAAATACTCTTAATTAAAGAAGAAATTTCCCTAATAAAGAAGAATCTTAGATTATGGATGCGACCAAAAAAGGTAAAAACGCCAATATATCTTTTCCCTTCATTCTCAAAAGTAATCTACGAACCTCTAGGTTGTGTACTGATTTTAGGGCCATATAATTATCCTTTATTGTATCTCTTAAAACCCCTCGTAAATATTTTTTCTTCGGGAAATACTGCTGTAATAAAACCATCAGAAAAATGTTCTTCTACATCTAAACTAATCAAAAAATTAACTGATAAATATTTCCAAAAAGATATTTTGTTTACGATTGAGGGAGATTATAAAGAGTCAATAAAACTGGTAGAACAAAATTTCGATCATATTTTTTTTACAGGAAGTACTGAAACGGGAAAATCTATTATGAAATCAGCTTCAACTAACTTAACTCCATTAACGTTGGAACTTAGTGGAACAAATCCAGTAATTATTTTCAAAAATGCAAATTTAGAAATTGCAGCAAAAAGAATTGTATGGGGCAAATTTTTCAATTCAGGCCAATCATGTATGGCGCCTAATCATATATTTGTAGAGAAAGAAATTGAAAATCAATTAGTTAAAGAGTTAAAGAAATTTATAAATATTTTTTATGGAGAAGATCCAATAATCTCAAAAAACTTATCTAAATTAGAAAAAAAACAATTTTCCATAACTTCAGAACTTCTCAAAAAATATAAAAAGGAGAAACGTATTTTGTTTGGAGGAACTTGTAGTAAAAAAAGAATGAAGATATCACCCACAATTTTAAAAGTAAAATTACACGATAACAATATTATTCAAAAAGAATTATTTAGCTCACTTCTTCCAGTTATTGGTATTGACAATAAAGATTTGGCATTAAAAAAAATTAATCAAGCTTCAAAGCCCTTAGCAATATATATTTTTGGAGGAAACAAAAAAATCCATGATCATATTTCTAAAGTCACAAGCTCTGGCACCGTTTGTATTAACGATGTTATGTTGCCTGTACTTATTCCAAATTTGCCATTTGGAGGGGTTGGAGAAAGTGGAATGGGTAAATTTCATGGAGAGGAAGGATTTAAGAACTTTTCAAATCAAAAATCCATAACTTATAAAGGCTTTTTATTTGATTTAGATTTTAGATACCCTCCTTATAATAAAGTAATGAAAATTATAAAATTTATTTTTAAGATTTAA
- a CDS encoding rhomboid family intramembrane serine protease, whose translation MVPELSYWSSYIITQPYRILSYSFVHKDFNHLLSNFFGIIVVRYCFINLNLKNIFLFLYLIILLIPIQTFFLFIVDNFIFYNPNHLLVGFSGIIFGTFSFILLSSLYGKEYILNIFIGLKKNNEIYKLMTVFLSLGIVYSLLPTISLSGHIAGILSGFIIFIL comes from the coding sequence TTGGTTCCAGAACTTTCCTATTGGTCGAGTTATATTATTACTCAACCTTATCGGATATTAAGCTATAGTTTCGTTCATAAAGATTTTAATCATTTATTATCTAATTTCTTTGGAATAATTGTAGTTAGATATTGTTTTATAAATTTGAATTTGAAGAATATATTTCTTTTCCTTTATCTAATTATTTTATTAATACCAATTCAGACTTTTTTTTTATTTATAGTAGATAATTTCATATTTTATAATCCTAATCATTTGTTGGTTGGTTTTAGTGGAATTATATTCGGTACATTTTCCTTTATATTGCTTTCCTCTCTTTATGGGAAAGAATATATTTTGAATATTTTTATTGGCTTGAAAAAGAACAATGAAATTTATAAATTAATGACCGTTTTTTTGTCTTTAGGGATTGTTTATTCTTTGTTACCAACCATAAGCTTATCAGGACATATCGCAGGAATATTGAGTGGCTTTATTATTTTTATTCTTTGA
- a CDS encoding GNAT family N-acetyltransferase: MKKNFSIRLISNDEIQKVTDWARLEGFAPGFDDISIYKNTDKKGIWVGCLDNDPIGSIACVKYNSSYGFIGLFIVKKEFRNMGYGVRLWKHALDYLKNVGCIGLEAAPNRLDDYQTWGFTKSSITNRWKLEGIQDLPNGNFYKDDNTFSVVPGNQIPPEAVLIYDSQREPSPRPHFLNDWLKNSFGNVSALVDNNGMCHGFGRIRPCMLQDNNKGWRIGPLLADTPPLAELLIRKLVKNLEAQILLDCSNLNPYANYLLSSMGFKEISQTYRMYKGIQPSCPMNQVYGLACLELG; this comes from the coding sequence ATGAAGAAAAATTTTTCAATCAGACTAATATCCAATGATGAGATTCAGAAAGTTACTGATTGGGCCAGGTTAGAGGGATTTGCTCCTGGCTTTGATGACATCTCAATTTATAAAAATACCGATAAAAAAGGGATATGGGTTGGATGTCTTGATAACGATCCTATAGGCTCTATAGCTTGTGTTAAATATAATTCTTCTTATGGATTTATAGGATTATTCATCGTAAAAAAAGAATTCCGAAATATGGGTTATGGAGTGAGATTATGGAAACATGCATTAGATTATTTGAAAAATGTTGGTTGTATTGGTTTAGAAGCAGCTCCAAACAGATTAGATGATTATCAAACGTGGGGTTTTACAAAATCATCCATAACAAATAGATGGAAATTAGAAGGCATTCAAGATTTACCAAATGGGAATTTTTATAAAGATGATAATACGTTTAGTGTTGTTCCAGGTAACCAAATCCCCCCTGAAGCTGTTTTAATATATGATTCTCAACGAGAACCTAGTCCTAGGCCTCACTTCTTGAACGATTGGCTGAAGAATTCTTTTGGAAATGTTAGTGCGCTTGTTGATAATAATGGCATGTGCCATGGTTTTGGGAGGATAAGGCCTTGCATGCTTCAAGATAATAATAAAGGTTGGCGAATTGGCCCTCTTCTGGCTGATACTCCTCCTTTGGCAGAATTGCTTATTAGAAAATTAGTTAAGAATCTAGAAGCTCAAATCTTATTGGACTGTTCGAATCTCAATCCTTATGCAAATTATCTTTTATCTAGTATGGGTTTTAAAGAAATTTCACAAACTTATAGAATGTATAAAGGAATTCAACCTTCATGCCCAATGAATCAGGTATACGGCCTTGCTTGTTTAGAGTTGGGCTAG
- a CDS encoding DUF3104 domain-containing protein: MASSETYEFLFVKPGDHVVIKNEKPPGNTQNGRQEYWIGQIISCIGGARNPNSWTLFQVADIDNGEIIIINADTVERILKTAEN, from the coding sequence ATGGCCTCTTCGGAAACTTATGAATTTCTTTTCGTTAAGCCTGGCGATCATGTAGTAATTAAAAATGAAAAGCCTCCAGGGAATACGCAAAACGGTCGTCAGGAATATTGGATTGGGCAAATTATTAGCTGTATAGGAGGAGCAAGAAATCCAAATTCATGGACGTTGTTTCAAGTGGCAGACATTGATAATGGAGAGATCATAATAATCAATGCAGATACTGTAGAAAGGATATTAAAAACAGCTGAGAATTAA
- a CDS encoding alternative oxidase: MKNLNSFILNNTVKILDFVYSDRHLQRFWVLEVIARSPYFAFLSVLHFKESLGLKNDITMFLMKEHFYQAINETEHLKEMEKRGGDKFWIDRFLARHLVLVYYWIMVFYYFCSPRNAYDVNIKIEEHAFNTYTKYLKDHPEDQKIKEIAQDELNHVEELNEALAMITQS, translated from the coding sequence ATGAAAAATTTGAATTCATTTATTCTAAACAATACGGTTAAGATCCTTGATTTTGTTTATTCAGATAGGCATTTGCAGAGATTTTGGGTATTAGAAGTTATTGCAAGGTCTCCTTATTTTGCTTTTCTTTCTGTTCTTCATTTCAAAGAATCACTTGGATTAAAAAATGACATCACAATGTTTTTGATGAAAGAACATTTTTACCAAGCCATTAATGAGACGGAGCATCTAAAAGAAATGGAGAAAAGAGGAGGAGATAAGTTTTGGATTGACAGGTTTTTAGCAAGGCACCTTGTACTTGTCTATTACTGGATCATGGTTTTTTATTATTTTTGTTCTCCAAGAAATGCTTATGACGTAAATATCAAAATTGAAGAGCATGCATTTAATACCTATACAAAGTACCTAAAAGATCACCCTGAAGATCAAAAGATAAAAGAAATTGCGCAAGACGAACTAAATCACGTTGAAGAACTTAATGAAGCCTTAGCGATGATAACTCAATCCTAA
- a CDS encoding TIGR03894 family protein — MSVDRELLKEVTQELWNTVKKLRPEIDRETRLQLVLKALLTIGDLPDQLQAAMVVGVCAEMDKSDFENADGNSNTKEESNSTSVDTSTGRKVFRRSSAK; from the coding sequence TTGTCTGTAGATCGCGAACTTTTAAAAGAAGTTACTCAAGAACTTTGGAATACGGTTAAAAAGCTAAGGCCAGAAATAGATAGGGAAACTCGCCTTCAGCTAGTTTTAAAAGCTTTATTAACTATTGGGGATTTACCAGATCAACTGCAAGCAGCAATGGTGGTAGGGGTTTGTGCCGAAATGGATAAAAGCGATTTTGAAAATGCTGATGGTAATTCCAATACTAAAGAAGAGAGTAATTCCACTTCCGTTGATACTTCTACTGGAAGAAAAGTTTTTAGAAGAAGTTCTGCAAAATAA
- a CDS encoding phytoene desaturase family protein — MNKYDVIIIGSGIGGLCCGSLLALAGKKVLIAEAHSQPGGVAHSFNMRGYKFESGPSLWSGIGKWPTTNPLGQILRLLDEKVELIKYQGWHVNVPEGEFNLEVGQEPFKERIRLLRGEKSVKEWDSFVSGIRPLSQIVSEIPLLSSSPETINFLEIIKLASKFLPNIKSLPKLNGGFGDIVDSHLNDPFLRNWVDLLSFLISGMPMHDTNSAAMATLFDEWFKPASYLEYPKGGSESIVKALVDSFKKNGGELILSSKVEAVNFSKNIASGVTLENGSNFISNFVVMNTDAWTSRKLIPQEFQKKWSPKAKDINKCGSFLHIHLGFDASGLQNLPIHAIHVDNWERGITAERNVAVFSIPSVLDKSMAPKGKHVLHGYTPANEPWEIWKNLKSNELAYKELKEERCSIFLKSLRKIIPDIDNRIEIKLLGTPLTHKKYTNTYCGSYGPALSAAQGLFPGCKTSVRNLLTCGASTFPGIGIPAVSASGAYAAEKIMGKKEYKKLLKTIDL, encoded by the coding sequence ATGAATAAATACGACGTAATAATCATAGGTAGTGGAATTGGGGGTTTATGTTGCGGTTCTTTATTAGCCCTAGCAGGTAAAAAAGTTCTAATAGCTGAAGCTCATTCTCAACCAGGAGGTGTAGCGCATAGCTTTAATATGAGAGGTTATAAGTTTGAATCTGGTCCTTCATTATGGAGTGGTATCGGAAAATGGCCTACGACCAATCCTTTAGGGCAAATACTTAGATTACTTGACGAAAAGGTTGAACTTATTAAATATCAAGGATGGCATGTCAATGTTCCTGAAGGCGAATTCAATTTGGAAGTAGGACAAGAACCATTTAAAGAAAGAATAAGATTATTAAGAGGTGAAAAGTCTGTTAAAGAGTGGGATTCATTCGTATCAGGAATAAGACCTCTTAGTCAAATAGTAAGCGAAATCCCGCTCCTCTCTAGTTCACCTGAAACAATTAATTTTTTAGAGATTATAAAATTAGCATCTAAATTCTTGCCTAATATAAAATCATTACCAAAGCTAAACGGGGGTTTTGGTGATATTGTCGACAGTCACCTAAATGATCCTTTTCTTAGAAACTGGGTTGATTTGCTTAGTTTTTTAATAAGTGGGATGCCAATGCATGATACAAATTCTGCTGCGATGGCTACATTATTTGATGAATGGTTTAAACCTGCATCGTATTTAGAATATCCAAAGGGAGGAAGTGAAAGTATAGTAAAGGCGCTAGTTGATTCTTTCAAAAAAAATGGCGGTGAACTAATTCTTTCTTCTAAAGTAGAAGCTGTAAATTTTAGTAAAAATATTGCCTCAGGTGTAACTTTAGAAAATGGTTCCAATTTTATTTCGAACTTTGTCGTAATGAATACTGATGCTTGGACTTCCAGAAAATTAATTCCACAAGAATTCCAAAAAAAATGGAGCCCAAAGGCTAAAGATATTAATAAATGCGGTTCTTTTCTTCATATTCATTTAGGTTTTGATGCCTCTGGTCTACAAAATTTACCAATTCATGCAATACACGTTGATAACTGGGAGAGAGGAATTACTGCAGAAAGAAATGTAGCAGTTTTCTCAATTCCTTCTGTATTAGATAAGAGTATGGCACCAAAAGGTAAACACGTCCTGCATGGGTATACTCCTGCCAATGAACCATGGGAAATTTGGAAGAATTTAAAATCTAATGAGTTAGCATACAAAGAACTTAAAGAGGAAAGATGTTCAATATTTCTCAAATCTTTGAGAAAAATAATACCTGATATAGATAATAGAATTGAGATCAAATTGCTTGGCACTCCTTTAACGCATAAAAAGTATACCAATACTTATTGTGGTAGTTACGGCCCAGCATTATCGGCTGCTCAAGGACTATTCCCTGGATGTAAAACATCTGTTAGAAATTTGCTTACTTGTGGAGCAAGTACTTTTCCCGGAATTGGTATACCTGCCGTCTCAGCAAGTGGAGCATATGCGGCTGAAAAAATCATGGGGAAGAAGGAATATAAAAAGCTTCTTAAAACTATAGATCTTTAA
- a CDS encoding Nif11-like leader peptide family natural product precursor, with amino-acid sequence MSFSEIRKFLKQMQSEDNLRKEVTSSATADDVALIAQRLGYSFSGDDLLRFNGQKVDKVTVRKVDHPGEYH; translated from the coding sequence ATGAGTTTCTCTGAAATTAGAAAATTTTTAAAACAAATGCAGTCAGAGGATAATTTAAGAAAAGAGGTTACTTCTTCTGCAACTGCAGATGATGTAGCACTTATTGCTCAAAGACTTGGATATAGTTTCTCCGGTGATGACCTTTTAAGATTTAATGGCCAAAAAGTGGATAAAGTTACCGTCAGAAAAGTTGATCACCCTGGTGAATATCACTAA
- a CDS encoding TatA/E family twin arginine-targeting protein translocase, whose translation MNIFGVGLPEVTVILILALLIFGPKKLPELGKQLGKTLKSLKKASNEFQNEIDQVINEPESENLPKSPQKKFTNDLDQVTKESEEKDLSESDNNEK comes from the coding sequence ATGAATATCTTTGGGGTAGGTTTACCAGAAGTAACAGTAATTTTAATTCTAGCTCTATTAATTTTTGGTCCCAAGAAATTACCAGAATTAGGAAAACAACTTGGCAAAACATTAAAAAGCTTAAAAAAAGCATCGAATGAATTTCAAAACGAGATAGATCAAGTAATTAATGAGCCAGAGAGCGAAAATTTACCAAAATCTCCTCAGAAAAAATTTACCAATGATCTCGATCAAGTTACTAAAGAATCAGAGGAAAAGGATTTATCAGAATCAGATAATAATGAAAAATGA
- a CDS encoding peroxiredoxin — translation MQIGDKVPQFSLLDQNGTKRSNNGLKTPLVLFFYPKDDTPGCTIEVCGFRDKYDLFKVLGAQVWGVSNGSSSSHLAFANKNKLQYPLLCDKNDSLRKAFKVPKVLGLLDGRVTYVIDRNGFVKHIFRDLLNGPEHIKEAIRVLKEIQNQ, via the coding sequence TTGCAGATAGGAGATAAAGTACCACAATTTTCTTTACTAGATCAGAATGGCACTAAAAGGTCAAATAATGGATTAAAAACTCCTTTAGTTTTGTTTTTCTATCCAAAGGACGACACCCCGGGATGCACTATAGAGGTTTGCGGATTTAGAGACAAGTATGACCTTTTTAAAGTCCTTGGTGCTCAAGTTTGGGGGGTAAGTAATGGTAGTTCTTCAAGCCACTTGGCATTTGCCAACAAAAATAAATTACAATATCCTTTGCTATGTGATAAAAATGATTCACTAAGAAAGGCTTTCAAAGTACCAAAAGTACTCGGCTTATTAGATGGAAGAGTTACCTATGTTATTGATAGAAATGGGTTTGTTAAACATATCTTTAGAGATTTGTTGAATGGCCCAGAACATATAAAAGAGGCAATAAGAGTGTTAAAGGAAATTCAAAATCAGTAA
- a CDS encoding small RNA NsiR4-regulated ssr1528 family protein: MKKIGMQAVDEAIENGIDLDGTPIPSKMLELYNRIMSEENKRERSGVKKSMRNRCVKTGSKHFDKETLDQLLIDSGWEGLKEKEILFFYS, from the coding sequence ATGAAAAAAATAGGGATGCAAGCAGTTGATGAAGCAATTGAAAATGGTATTGACCTAGATGGTACTCCAATCCCCTCAAAAATGCTTGAGCTTTACAACAGGATTATGAGCGAAGAAAACAAAAGAGAAAGAAGCGGAGTCAAAAAGTCAATGAGAAATAGATGTGTTAAAACAGGCTCTAAGCATTTTGATAAAGAAACTTTAGATCAATTATTAATTGATTCTGGTTGGGAAGGCCTCAAAGAAAAAGAAATTTTATTCTTCTACAGTTAG